The following are encoded together in the Parabacteroides chongii genome:
- the rplA gene encoding 50S ribosomal protein L1 has protein sequence MSKLTKNQKLALGKIEAGKAYTLKEASALVKEITTSKFDASVDVDVRLGVDPRKANQMVRGVVSLPHGTGKQVRVLALCTPDKEAEATAAGADYVGLDEYIDKIKGGWTDIDVIITMPSIMGKIGALGRVLGPRGLMPNPKSGTVTNEIGNAVKEVKQGKIDFKVDKSGIVHTSIGKVSFNADQIRDNAKEFISTLLKLKPSAAKGTYIKSIYLSSTMSAGIKIDPKSVEEN, from the coding sequence ATGAGTAAACTGACAAAAAATCAAAAGTTAGCTTTAGGCAAGATTGAAGCTGGGAAAGCATATACATTGAAGGAAGCATCAGCATTAGTAAAAGAAATTACTACTTCTAAGTTTGATGCATCAGTAGATGTGGATGTTCGTTTAGGTGTTGATCCTCGTAAGGCTAACCAAATGGTGAGAGGTGTTGTTTCACTGCCTCACGGAACTGGTAAGCAGGTTAGGGTTCTCGCATTATGTACGCCGGACAAGGAAGCTGAAGCAACTGCTGCTGGAGCTGACTATGTTGGCTTGGATGAGTATATCGATAAGATTAAAGGTGGTTGGACTGATATTGACGTTATCATCACTATGCCTTCAATCATGGGTAAGATCGGTGCTTTAGGTCGCGTATTAGGTCCTCGTGGTCTGATGCCTAACCCTAAGAGTGGTACGGTTACCAATGAGATCGGCAATGCAGTGAAGGAAGTTAAGCAAGGTAAGATCGACTTTAAAGTAGACAAATCCGGTATCGTTCATACATCAATCGGAAAGGTATCTTTCAATGCCGATCAGATTCGTGACAACGCTAAGGAATTTATTTCAACTCTTTTGAAGTTGAAACCGTCTGCAGCTAAAGGTACATATATAAAGAGCATTTATCTTTCAAGTACAATGAGCG